The segment CCGGCAGCGGCGCCCTCGTCGCGCTGCACCGAAGGCTTTATCGTGGCCTGCATCGCGAGGGCGACGCCGAGTATCGTCCGCACATGACCATCGCCACGAACGCCGCGAGGGAGAGGCTGGAACACCTCGATCCCGCGTCGATCGGAGCCTTTCCCGTTCGCGCCGTGGTGGACGCCATCGACGTGGTCCAGATCACCGGCGGCGCGCTCGAGACGGTGAGGACGATCCCGTTTTCGGCGTGACGGCGTGGCATTTCGCGACGTGGCGCCGGCGCTAGTCTAGCGAAGATGCGCGTGATGGGCGGGCCTCTCCGCCGCCATCGCGTCGAGGATCGAGCGTATCGCGCGAAGCGCGCCGTCCAGATCCTCCAGCGTCGGCGCGCCGATGCAGAGCCTGACGCCCGAGGTGGGATCCTCCGGGTCCGTGCGGGTGGCGGACGGCGGCGTGACGTGGATCGCGTGGGACCGGGCTGCGAGCTCCAGATGCTCCGCGTCCTTGCGCGGGAGCGGAAGCCAGACGTGGTATCCGTCGTGGTCGCAGCGGCGCATCGCATCACCCAGAAGGCTGGCGCAGAGGGCGCGGCGGCGGCGCGCCTCCTCGCGAATGGCCGCGCCGATGATGTCGGCGGTGCCGTCCGCCACCCACTGCTCCATCACCGCGCAGCTCAAGGTTGACACCAGCAGTCCGCCCGCGTGAACCGCCGCTTCGGCGCGGTCGACCATCGATTGTGGCACCACGATGCCGCCGATCCGCAGCGAGGGATTGAGCGTCTTCGACAGGCTGTTGACATAAAACACCCTCTCCGGGGCGAGGACGGCCAGCGGCGGACGCGCGGCGCCCGCATAGAGCGCATAGACGTCGTCCTCGACGATGAAGCGGTCGTGCGTGCGGCAAACCGCGACGATCTCCTGCCGCCGCGCCATGCTCATCGTCCCCGTCGTCGGGTTGTGCATCGTCGGGGTCAGGCAGACCGCGGCGCGGTCCTCGCGCCGGTCCGCCAGCGCCCGATCGAGTGCGCAGGGGAGCATCCCCTCCCCGTCCATCGCCACGGGAACGAGCTTCAGGCCGAGATGGCGGGCGAGGCCGATGATGCCAGGGTAGGTCTGCGTCTCTGCGAACACCGTCCCGCCCGGACCGCACAAGGTGGCGAGGCTGACGGCGAGGCCATGTTGCGCCCCGTTCGTCAGGAGAAGACGGGCGGGGTCGGCGTTCATGCCCGAGCGACGGAACCATCGGGCGACTTCGGTTCTGAAGCGCGTGTGCCCGGCGAGTGGGGGATAGGCGTTGAAAAGGCCCGCGTCGGCCTTCCTGGCGACGGCGGCGAGCGTCTTCGCGAGGGTTCGCTCGCCGAGGGCGGCCGGCGGCGCATTGCGCGACAGGTCGATGAGATCCCCCGACCGCCTCGCCGCGGCGGCGACGAAGGTGCCGCGACCTTTCACTGATCGGACGAGCCCGCGCCGCTCCAAAACGCCGTAGGCCTTGGTCACAGTTCCGATGGCGATGCCGAGCCGCCAGGCCAGATCGCGGTGGGCCGGCAGGCGGTCGCCGCTCTCCAGCCGGCCGGCGAGAATGTCCTGCGCCAGTGCCGCCACGAGGGCGTCGAGGGGCGAGGTATGGTCCCCCGAGAGGCGCGGCCGCCAGGGCGATTGGATGCGCATTCACCAGACTCGATAGTGTCACGTGACGCTTTTGTATTTTGAGCGAAGTGTCGCGTCCAATACGTTCGAGGGAACGGTGCAGGTATCCTCGAATGGACAGACGACGATTGATCGGCCGCATGGACGCGCGGTCAAACGAGGGCTCGAGCGCCGACCGCGCGCCTTTCGCGGACCGAAGCCTGAAAATCGGCGATGAGGGCCCGCGTGATCGGCCCGACCGGCCACCGCGACCGGCGCTCGCCCTCCATCAACTCCACCACGGGCTGGATCTCCACCGACGTGCCGGCGACGAAGACCTCGTCGGCTCGACGAAGATCCTCCAATCTTACCCTCCGCTCCTCGACCGCGAGGCCGCGCCGGGACGCGAGGGCGAAGACGTGGCGTTCGGTGATGCCGTCGAGGAAGCAATCCGCGACGGGCGAGATCAGCGTCTCGCCCTTCACGAGAACGACGTTCGTCGAGGTGGTTTCGGCCACATGGTCGTGGGCGTCGAGCATCAAGGCGTCGTCGAACCCCGCATCGAGCGCAGCGTGGCGGGCGAGCGTTCCGATCATGTAGAGGCCGGAGCATTTCGAGGCGGTCGGAGCGGTGTCCGGCCGGGGCCGGCGCCAGGTGGCGAGCTGAAGACGGATGCCGGCATGGCTGCGGCCGAGCGCGGCGGGGGTGGGCCAATCCCATGCCGCGATGGCGATATGGACGCTCGCCCCGCGCGCGGCGACGGAGGCGCTTTCGCTGCCGCGCCACGCGACGGGCCGGACGTAGGCGTCATGCAGCGCGTTGGCCCACAGCACGGCCTCCACGGCTTTGGTGAGCTCCAGCTTCGCGCGCGGCAGGCCATAGCCGACCCACTCAGCGGACTGGGCGAGGCGCTCCAGATGGGCCTCGCCGAGGAAGATCCGGCCGTCATAGGCGCGCATTCCCTCGAAGACGGCGCCGCCCATGTGGAGCGCGTGGGTGAGAACGTGAAGCCGGGCCTCGGCCCACGGGACCAGAGCACCGTCGAGCCAGATCAATCCGGCGCGGTCGTCGAAGGAAAGCATGGCGGCGTCGCTTTCGGCTGGTGGAGATGGCTGACGGACCGCACTTTCGCGCGCACCCGTCAGCGAGTGCGAGTGAGATCTCGTCATCCTCGCCTGAGGTTCCGTCCCGCGCATGGGGCGACGGGGGTCGGACCGGAAACAGGCACGCGCAAACGGACGTTCGAATGACCGAACCCATGCACCTCGCCGCGCCGCTCAATGCCTTGAGAGCGTTCGAGGCGGCCGCACGCCATCTGTCGATCAAGCAGGCGGCGGCGGAGATCGGCGTCACACCCTCGGCCGTCAGCCATCAGCTGCGCATCCTGGAGCAGCTCCTGGAGGTGGACCTGATGCGGCGCGCCGGTTCTCGCCTGGAACTCACCGAGACCGGCCAGACCTTGGCCCCCGCCCTGACCGAAGGCTTCACACGGATCATCGAGGCCGTCGCCAGCCTGAAGAGCGAACGCAAGCTCGGCCCGCTGCGCCTGTCGATGTTGCCGACGTTCGCCGCCCACTGGCTGTCGCCGCGGCTCGGCGCCTACCCCTTCGCGCGCGCGGGATACGAACTCCTGATCTCCACGACCCAGACGGTCGTCGATCTCGGCGCGGGGGTCGCCGATGCATCGGTTCGGCAGGGGCGCGGTGAATGGCCGGGCGTCATCGCCGAGCTCCTGTTCGAGGAGCACGTGACGCTCCTCGGCCATCCGAGTTGGGCGGGGAGGGACGATGCGGCGCTGCGCAAGGCGATCTCGCAGACCAACCTCTTCCTGTCGCAGCACCGGCGCGACGACTTCACTCGCTGGAACGCCACGTTGCCCGGCGGTCCGATCACGCCGGCGGCGATCACCATCGTCGATTCCGCGGGCCTGGGGCTGAAGGCCGCGATCGACGGCGCGGGGCTGACGTTCGCGGGCGAGGAGATCGCGCAATGCGATATCGCGGAGCGGCGTCTGGTCACCCTGCTCGATCATCGCGTTCCCGCCGACGCCGGATACTATCTTTGCTATCCAGCGGCGCTGGCCCGTGATCGCCGGGTCAGGAACCTCAGGGCCTGGATGCTGAATGAAGCCGCGACGGCGGCCGGTCCGCGGCCTGCCCCGGCTCAGCTCTCGCCGTGCCAGTAGTCGACGCCGCTCCCGGTCAGGACGGTGAGTTCCACCCGCCGCGCGGCCTTGTCGCCGCCCGGCGGCGAGCCGGCGAAGACCGTCATCTTGCCGCTGTCGGGATATTCCATGACGTCCGGCTCGTGCATGCTGCTGAGGCGAGGTAGCGGAGCGGCACGGCACCGACGGCGCGGATCTGGTGCGCCGTCTCCGCCCCGCCGGCAGGGCAGACCACGACGTCGCCGAAGCCGATCGCATACTCCTGCCCTCCACGGCGGAGCACTCCTTCCCCCTGGAGGATCACGAACATCTCGTCGTTCGCGTGATGCGCATGGTAGGGCCAGGCCATCT is part of the Acuticoccus sediminis genome and harbors:
- a CDS encoding PLP-dependent aminotransferase family protein codes for the protein MRIQSPWRPRLSGDHTSPLDALVAALAQDILAGRLESGDRLPAHRDLAWRLGIAIGTVTKAYGVLERRGLVRSVKGRGTFVAAAARRSGDLIDLSRNAPPAALGERTLAKTLAAVARKADAGLFNAYPPLAGHTRFRTEVARWFRRSGMNADPARLLLTNGAQHGLAVSLATLCGPGGTVFAETQTYPGIIGLARHLGLKLVPVAMDGEGMLPCALDRALADRREDRAAVCLTPTMHNPTTGTMSMARRQEIVAVCRTHDRFIVEDDVYALYAGAARPPLAVLAPERVFYVNSLSKTLNPSLRIGGIVVPQSMVDRAEAAVHAGGLLVSTLSCAVMEQWVADGTADIIGAAIREEARRRRALCASLLGDAMRRCDHDGYHVWLPLPRKDAEHLELAARSHAIHVTPPSATRTDPEDPTSGVRLCIGAPTLEDLDGALRAIRSILDAMAAERPAHHAHLR
- a CDS encoding aminotransferase class IV; this encodes MGGAVFEGMRAYDGRIFLGEAHLERLAQSAEWVGYGLPRAKLELTKAVEAVLWANALHDAYVRPVAWRGSESASVAARGASVHIAIAAWDWPTPAALGRSHAGIRLQLATWRRPRPDTAPTASKCSGLYMIGTLARHAALDAGFDDALMLDAHDHVAETTSTNVVLVKGETLISPVADCFLDGITERHVFALASRRGLAVEERRVRLEDLRRADEVFVAGTSVEIQPVVELMEGERRSRWPVGPITRALIADFQASVRERRAVGARALV
- a CDS encoding cupin domain-containing protein, which gives rise to MKPVVRLQSLPLVTHSHGDRFEARMAAVGAPAGARRLGSRYVEVPPGKMAWPYHAHHANDEMFVILQGEGVLRRGGQEYAIGFGDVVVCPAGGAETAHQIRAVGAVPLRYLASAACTSRTSWNIPTAAR
- a CDS encoding LysR substrate-binding domain-containing protein; this translates as MHLAAPLNALRAFEAAARHLSIKQAAAEIGVTPSAVSHQLRILEQLLEVDLMRRAGSRLELTETGQTLAPALTEGFTRIIEAVASLKSERKLGPLRLSMLPTFAAHWLSPRLGAYPFARAGYELLISTTQTVVDLGAGVADASVRQGRGEWPGVIAELLFEEHVTLLGHPSWAGRDDAALRKAISQTNLFLSQHRRDDFTRWNATLPGGPITPAAITIVDSAGLGLKAAIDGAGLTFAGEEIAQCDIAERRLVTLLDHRVPADAGYYLCYPAALARDRRVRNLRAWMLNEAATAAGPRPAPAQLSPCQ